One region of Armatimonadia bacterium genomic DNA includes:
- a CDS encoding TolC family protein, translating to MRIGSWLSGALLVMVCGSLLAAGEVSVLTEQAVVEQALAQHPFLQMARAEAAMAGSRTDMARSEARAQVSVNGYAGLSNMGNNLPIPGVMPQAILQSQDRASLDLNATAMLPISTGGRIESAIRAVELAASAAEDALAATRVEVAYEARAAYADWRAALAMEKVAQDALVAQQKQLMLSQHLFDVGKIPKFDLLRTEATEAGVQQQLANARAEISVATARLLQAMGASNITLGVPAEEGLLGPPVDVLPTALASRPDLLAARKQVAAAKATVQARQASYKPQWYGMAMLDGLVPSSMDTSVGITAGIVVGLPVVDGGRRQAEVREADQSLARAAAAVAALEQQVRAEVITAEARAGAARQNLETAASQVRAAEEAYRVAQVRYEAGKSIILEVLDALRAQTEAQQSLVVARAQYAKALADIYRATGLVGPPRG from the coding sequence ATGCGCATCGGATCATGGCTGTCAGGTGCACTCTTGGTGATGGTCTGCGGTTCGCTCCTGGCAGCGGGCGAGGTCTCGGTACTGACTGAGCAGGCAGTGGTGGAGCAGGCCCTGGCGCAGCACCCCTTCCTCCAGATGGCTCGGGCCGAAGCGGCGATGGCCGGTTCCCGCACCGATATGGCCCGCTCCGAGGCCAGGGCTCAGGTCTCGGTCAACGGATATGCCGGCCTGTCGAACATGGGCAACAACCTGCCGATCCCCGGTGTAATGCCTCAGGCCATCCTGCAGTCGCAGGATCGGGCGTCGCTCGATCTGAATGCCACGGCCATGCTGCCGATCTCCACGGGAGGGCGCATCGAGAGCGCTATCAGGGCGGTGGAGCTCGCCGCCTCCGCTGCCGAGGATGCACTGGCCGCAACACGTGTGGAGGTCGCTTACGAGGCTCGAGCAGCGTATGCTGACTGGCGAGCAGCCCTGGCCATGGAGAAGGTCGCCCAGGATGCTCTGGTAGCGCAACAGAAGCAGTTGATGCTATCGCAGCACCTGTTCGATGTGGGGAAGATCCCCAAGTTCGACCTCTTGCGCACCGAGGCGACGGAGGCCGGTGTGCAGCAGCAGCTCGCCAACGCACGGGCGGAGATCTCGGTGGCGACAGCTCGGCTCCTGCAAGCGATGGGCGCCTCCAACATCACGCTGGGCGTGCCCGCTGAGGAGGGGCTCCTGGGCCCGCCAGTGGACGTCTTGCCGACCGCGCTTGCCTCACGGCCCGACCTCCTGGCAGCCCGCAAGCAGGTCGCAGCGGCGAAGGCCACGGTCCAGGCCAGACAGGCATCATACAAGCCTCAGTGGTATGGGATGGCCATGCTGGATGGTCTGGTACCCTCCTCCATGGATACCTCTGTTGGGATCACGGCAGGCATCGTGGTGGGGTTGCCTGTGGTGGATGGTGGACGTCGGCAGGCTGAAGTGCGGGAAGCCGACCAGTCCCTTGCCAGGGCGGCGGCAGCAGTCGCTGCGCTTGAGCAGCAGGTCAGGGCCGAAGTCATCACCGCCGAGGCCAGGGCCGGTGCGGCAAGGCAGAACCTTGAGACCGCCGCCAGTCAGGTGAGAGCGGCCGAGGAAGCCTACAGGGTGGCACAGGTGCGCTACGAGGCCGGCAAGAGCATCATCCTTGAGGTCCTCGATGCTCTCCGAGCGCAGACGGAGGCACAGCAGAGCCTCGTGGTCGCGCGTGCACAGTACGCAAAGGCCCTTGCTGACATATACCGTGCCACGGGTCTGGTCGGCCCGCCAAGAGGATGA